The segment CGGCGCCGGCGCGGTTCGCGCTCTTCGGCCCCGCGCTCGGCGTGGTGCTTGTGGTCGTCTCGGCGGCGCTCAACACGGACATCGTCGCCGCAACCGCGATTGGCGCCGGCTGGGTGATCGCCGGCTTCGGCGTGCTGGCCGCGACCGCGAGCCATGATGCCGCCGGCGAATCGCGCGACGCGGCCGTGCGTGCGGTGGCCGCCTCGTAAACGGGCCGTCTCGTCAACCGAAGGAGGCGCCGGCGGCGGCGCCTTCTTCGCATCCACGACGCGCCGTTGGCCACCGCCACACGAGCGGCTATAGTCCGGAGTCATGACGAAGCTCAGCAAGCTCAGCAGGTCCATTGAAGGCCTGACGACGATCATCACCGGCGCGGCGAGTGGCATGGGCCGCGCGACCGCCTACGTCTTCGCCGACGAAGGCGCGCGCCTCGCGCTCGTCGACCGCAACGCCGATGGCGTCTCGACGGTCGCCGATGAGATCCGAGCAGCGGGCGGCGAAGCGCGCGCTTACACCGCCGACCTCGCCGACGGCGCCGCCATCACAGACCTCGTCGCGCGCGTGCGGTCCGATTTCGGGCCCGTCGATATTCTCGTGAACAACGCCGGCATCTCCGTCGGTGCGCCGATCGACCATGATATGTGGGAACAGGCATGGGAATTGACGTTCGCCGTCAACCTCACCGCGCAGGCGCGCCTGATCCGCGCTTGCGCCGAAGATCTCGCGCGCAATCGCGCCGGCCGCGTCGTCAACATCGCTTCGACGGAAGGGCTCGGCGCGACGCCCGGCGGCAGCCCCTACACCGCCGCGAAGCACGGCGTCATCGGCCTCACACGGTCGATGGCCGTCGAACTCGGGCCGCGCGGCATCAACGTCAACTGCATCTGCCCGGGGCCGATCCGCACGGGCATGACGGCGGGCATCCCGGACGAGGCGAAGGAGAAGTACGCACGGCGTCGCGTCGCCCTTAAGCGCTACGGGGACCCGGAAGAAGTCGCGCACGCCACGCTCAGCCTCTGCCTGCCGGCCGCGAGTTACATCACGGGCGCGGCGCTCGTCGTCGATGGCGGCATGATCATCCGCAACGCATAGTCCACTATGAGCGCCCGAGCGACGCGGCTTCGCCTGTCTCCGTCTCCTACGCGCCCAGCAGCGCTTGTTTGACGCTCTCGACGTGGTCGGCCATGGAGCTGCTCAGGCCATCGACAAGCTGTCCGACAGACATTTCCGCTCCGCCTGCAAACGCGTACGGGTGCGATTGCGCCAGGTCTGCGTCCGACAGGCCACGCACGAACTCCACTGCCGTCGGGCCGCTGTCGCGCACCGCCTGTGAGACGTCGGCTTTAGACACGTTGGCGAATTGTGCCGCATGCTCGGCATTCGCGCGCGGGGTGTCAACCGCAAGCGCCTCGAAGTCCTTCGGCTTGCCTTGCAGGATCAGGTCGAGCGCCCGCAGGCCCGCGCAATGCGCGACGACGTGATGCGCCGTCGCGGCGACCGGCCAGCCCTCCGCTGCCGTCGTCGAGCGCCAGGCATGCTCACTCGCGCCTTCCACCAAATACCGCAGCTCGATCAGCCTGGTGTTGATCTGCGCCGCC is part of the Dehalococcoidia bacterium genome and harbors:
- a CDS encoding SDR family NAD(P)-dependent oxidoreductase, with the protein product MTKLSKLSRSIEGLTTIITGAASGMGRATAYVFADEGARLALVDRNADGVSTVADEIRAAGGEARAYTADLADGAAITDLVARVRSDFGPVDILVNNAGISVGAPIDHDMWEQAWELTFAVNLTAQARLIRACAEDLARNRAGRVVNIASTEGLGATPGGSPYTAAKHGVIGLTRSMAVELGPRGINVNCICPGPIRTGMTAGIPDEAKEKYARRRVALKRYGDPEEVAHATLSLCLPAASYITGAALVVDGGMIIRNA
- a CDS encoding SRPBCC domain-containing protein, yielding MVQSPSAAGVIEKEVRIAARPDLVYEYLTDAHKLATWVSPDVVADSRPGGTVRFNFNGFDVMRGAFVELVPGKRVVFTWGWESLGDASPPGSTTVEIDLVADGEGTKLTLVHRGLPAAESASHSEGWDHFLESLQQGLKEEATPSIDLAAGAAKAAQINTRLIELRYLVEGASEHAWRSTTAAEGWPVAATAHHVVAHCAGLRALDLILQGKPKDFEALAVDTPRANAEHAAQFANVSKADVSQAVRDSGPTAVEFVRGLSDADLAQSHPYAFAGGAEMSVGQLVDGLSSSMADHVESVKQALLGA